A stretch of the Janthinobacterium sp. B9-8 genome encodes the following:
- a CDS encoding cysteine hydrolase family protein: MKTAMLVIDVQEALCSGEYAAFEAAQVISRINTVTQLARQNGVPVIYIQHEENGGPLEYGSDGWKLAAGLQAQPDDLFIRKTASDSFHSTNLHTLLKDLGAEHLIICGLQSEFCVDTTVRRALALGYPVTLIADGHSTMDNDVLSAAQISAHHNVTLSNLTSFGPRAKAILAEKIEFNSIP; the protein is encoded by the coding sequence ATGAAAACCGCAATGCTCGTGATTGATGTGCAAGAAGCCCTCTGCAGTGGCGAATATGCAGCCTTTGAAGCCGCTCAAGTAATTAGCCGTATTAATACTGTGACCCAATTAGCACGCCAGAATGGTGTTCCTGTTATTTATATCCAGCATGAAGAAAATGGTGGCCCGCTTGAATATGGCTCGGATGGCTGGAAGCTGGCTGCGGGTTTGCAAGCGCAGCCAGATGATTTATTTATCAGAAAAACGGCATCGGATTCATTCCACAGTACCAATCTGCATACCCTACTCAAAGACCTTGGCGCAGAGCATTTGATAATCTGCGGCCTGCAAAGCGAGTTTTGCGTAGACACCACAGTCCGCCGTGCCCTTGCCCTAGGCTACCCTGTAACGTTGATTGCTGACGGCCATTCCACCATGGACAACGATGTGCTTTCTGCCGCACAAATTTCTGCCCATCACAATGTCACGCTTTCAAATCTGACCAGCTTCGGGCCACGGGCTAAAGCGATTTTGGCTGAGAAAATAGAATTTAATTCAATACCGTAA
- a CDS encoding arylamine N-acetyltransferase family protein, translating into MTWLNYYLKRLSLTSWPTLDQAGLAFLQRRHIESIAFGNVDLLLGNTPKLNHDALVEKLLIQGRPGYCYEINTLFASLLNHLGLKTTLHMARVLLNKELVHERPRSHLIMTIEQEGQTWLLDAGFGGGGICEPISLQAGVVFDQSIDRYRLLPEQTLAGWYLQREINGEWNNLYWFDLTTAYPVDCHVGNHYAATESESIFLRDLMVTRIDGIQRLVLHNRQLSIRSKTDSSFKVISTAVELQNILDHYFGFGVQPDQAELLFKMGDCKD; encoded by the coding sequence ATGACTTGGCTTAATTATTACTTAAAGCGCCTTTCGCTAACAAGCTGGCCAACGCTCGATCAGGCAGGGCTGGCGTTTCTGCAGCGGCGGCATATTGAATCGATTGCATTTGGCAACGTTGATCTGTTGCTGGGAAATACCCCAAAGCTAAATCATGACGCTTTAGTTGAAAAACTATTAATTCAAGGCCGCCCGGGATATTGCTACGAGATTAATACGCTATTTGCATCGCTGTTAAACCACCTCGGTTTGAAAACCACTCTGCATATGGCGCGGGTTTTACTGAATAAAGAGCTTGTACATGAACGGCCCAGATCGCACTTAATTATGACTATAGAGCAGGAAGGGCAAACGTGGCTATTAGATGCGGGCTTTGGCGGTGGAGGGATTTGCGAGCCTATTTCATTACAGGCCGGAGTGGTTTTTGATCAATCTATTGATCGATATCGCTTATTACCAGAACAAACACTTGCCGGCTGGTATTTGCAGCGCGAAATAAATGGCGAATGGAATAATTTATATTGGTTTGATTTAACCACGGCTTATCCGGTAGATTGCCATGTGGGTAATCATTATGCTGCAACAGAAAGCGAATCAATATTTTTGCGTGATCTGATGGTCACGCGTATCGATGGTATTCAACGCTTAGTGCTGCATAACAGGCAATTGAGTATCCGCAGCAAAACGGATAGCAGCTTTAAAGTAATCTCGACGGCTGTGGAGTTGCAAAACATCCTTGATCATTATTTCGGTTTTGGTGTGCAGCCTGATCAGGCTGAGCTGCTTTTTAAAATGGGCGATTGCAAGGACTAA
- a CDS encoding SRPBCC domain-containing protein — translation MQAIDKRSDSRSVFVAATPAQVFATMSDPARVARWWGPDGFTNTIHQFDFQAGGTWLLTMHGPKGEDYPNESRFTRIVPAKLFEIEHLSSHHFMLTIELRPVEQGTQVYWRQTFDLVEHYEQIAQFIATANEQNLQRLAAEVLRK, via the coding sequence ATGCAAGCAATCGACAAGCGCTCCGATTCACGAAGCGTGTTTGTGGCAGCAACCCCAGCTCAGGTCTTCGCCACGATGAGCGACCCAGCTCGGGTCGCCCGCTGGTGGGGGCCTGATGGCTTTACGAACACGATTCACCAGTTTGACTTTCAAGCGGGCGGCACTTGGCTGCTCACCATGCACGGACCAAAAGGCGAGGATTACCCAAATGAAAGCCGTTTCACGCGTATCGTGCCTGCCAAGCTATTCGAGATTGAGCACCTGTCTAGCCATCACTTCATGCTGACGATTGAACTCAGGCCAGTTGAGCAAGGGACTCAGGTCTACTGGCGTCAAACCTTCGATTTAGTTGAACACTACGAACAGATCGCCCAATTTATCGCTACGGCCAATGAGCAGAATTTGCAACGACTGGCAGCGGAAGTCTTGCGAAAATAG
- a CDS encoding SpaN/EivJ family type III secretion system needle length determinant, which translates to MKIHSLGGKHLGLEERSTGVGDALESAHAHLVFNVHAKFADADALKIMLQGLQDIGQAPLLDMLGVDPTPPECQANCVNAQAETDSSADLGIALPLSWAPNLTVALDSLSLKWPSLDPLAKGETKAPVEQSALASLQTLSLLTSVVPPSVVGTKRLDVERLHSTPQSMRKISRLQEQEERGASSLFPFPPIINQLSEPAEVLMSGAYSLPTAFVEGMHPLRLTPDVGQGLNTAKPDVPSQVNTAVLGAVLDRSHLKLAVGGAELAMLAPTSVEGQIVGPLVLARGSKGSAVPSVFVGNESACELPASTSQAGQAERPIRAQELVTSALLQLLPEPNLNGPHYEFVSNPAARSMPAPIVQVLPSPVEQQGFTYHFKSWGNGAFVSVNTLSAADVRFVPSDVQVLQALQTYGEDHDMPQHWRVEASERRDDEAPRRQARALPVEEENEE; encoded by the coding sequence ATGAAAATTCACTCGCTTGGGGGCAAACACCTAGGTCTAGAAGAGCGTAGTACTGGCGTTGGGGATGCTCTGGAGAGTGCGCATGCGCACCTAGTGTTCAATGTACATGCCAAATTTGCCGACGCCGATGCTTTGAAGATTATGCTTCAAGGGTTGCAGGATATTGGCCAAGCGCCGTTACTTGACATGTTAGGCGTAGATCCAACACCGCCAGAATGCCAGGCTAATTGTGTAAATGCCCAGGCTGAGACGGATTCGTCGGCAGATCTAGGCATTGCTTTACCCCTTTCTTGGGCTCCAAATCTAACTGTAGCCTTGGATTCTCTGAGTTTGAAATGGCCGAGTTTAGACCCTCTTGCCAAAGGTGAAACAAAGGCGCCTGTTGAACAATCTGCTCTTGCATCCCTTCAAACTTTATCTTTATTGACATCTGTGGTGCCGCCCAGTGTTGTAGGGACAAAGCGGTTAGACGTGGAACGATTGCACAGCACGCCTCAATCCATGCGAAAAATCAGTCGATTGCAAGAACAAGAGGAAAGAGGGGCATCAAGCCTATTCCCTTTTCCTCCAATCATAAACCAGCTCAGTGAACCTGCTGAGGTACTGATGTCTGGCGCATATAGCCTACCAACCGCTTTTGTGGAGGGTATGCACCCCCTTCGCTTGACGCCAGATGTCGGGCAAGGTTTAAACACAGCGAAGCCTGATGTGCCTAGTCAAGTCAATACGGCAGTTCTTGGGGCCGTACTTGATCGTTCGCATCTTAAACTTGCGGTGGGGGGCGCAGAGCTGGCTATGCTGGCACCCACTTCAGTGGAGGGGCAGATAGTAGGGCCGCTTGTGCTTGCACGAGGCTCGAAGGGTTCTGCGGTGCCGTCTGTTTTTGTAGGGAACGAATCTGCTTGCGAGCTGCCTGCGAGCACATCACAAGCGGGCCAGGCTGAGCGACCTATTCGTGCACAAGAGCTTGTGACGAGTGCCTTATTACAGCTGCTGCCTGAGCCAAATTTGAATGGCCCACATTATGAGTTCGTTAGTAATCCCGCTGCACGTTCTATGCCCGCCCCTATAGTGCAAGTGCTTCCTAGCCCTGTAGAGCAGCAAGGGTTTACCTACCATTTTAAAAGTTGGGGCAATGGTGCGTTTGTAAGTGTTAATACGCTGAGTGCTGCTGATGTGCGATTTGTGCCGTCAGATGTACAGGTTCTGCAGGCCTTGCAAACGTATGGAGAAGACCATGATATGCCGCAGCACTGGCGTGTTGAGGCGAGCGAACGTCGTGATGATGAGGCGCCACGCAGGCAGGCACGGGCTCTGCCTGTTGAAGAGGAAAATGAAGAATGA
- a CDS encoding FliM/FliN family flagellar motor switch protein → MMPLSSLRRVDVASIERSRVLIRLRGAGYTEAALLPLGNARYVRLRGDLAGFGTVIALLDVHAWAGHSMPSLAGIAWHCVDEKLLWNLLVEELTQLTGTEHGLDLTHIEVLDLLSTPLEHALPCVSTLSGGLFVEALEQEAHQLDANFDFNAVKIELAANLGRSHLAYQTIPTLVLGDVLLIKEIDCQLNCGTHPLFTFELYEEQLMLQDYAEQEASIGIVPESENQLLDLKKVPVELTFVLFKKMLSMAQLQSMDLGNVIDLPIEAQKHVEIYINKVCFAGGELVQLDDGRLGVEIQRLIRSA, encoded by the coding sequence ATGATGCCCTTGAGTAGTTTGCGCCGGGTAGATGTTGCCAGCATAGAGCGAAGCCGTGTTCTGATTCGCTTGCGTGGTGCAGGTTACACCGAAGCGGCTTTGTTACCGCTTGGCAACGCTCGCTACGTTCGTCTGCGCGGTGATCTGGCTGGTTTTGGAACCGTGATTGCCCTGTTGGATGTGCACGCTTGGGCTGGCCACAGTATGCCCAGCTTGGCTGGCATTGCTTGGCACTGCGTGGATGAAAAGTTGTTGTGGAATCTATTGGTCGAGGAATTAACTCAACTCACTGGCACGGAACACGGGCTTGATTTGACGCATATCGAGGTACTGGATCTGCTTAGCACGCCTTTAGAGCATGCGCTACCTTGTGTGAGCACGCTGAGTGGGGGCTTATTTGTGGAGGCTTTAGAGCAGGAAGCTCACCAGCTTGATGCGAATTTTGATTTTAACGCAGTAAAAATTGAGTTGGCCGCTAATTTAGGGCGTAGTCACTTAGCTTATCAGACCATCCCGACTTTAGTGTTGGGCGATGTTTTATTGATTAAAGAAATCGATTGCCAATTGAATTGTGGCACTCATCCCCTATTTACGTTTGAGCTTTATGAGGAGCAGTTGATGTTGCAGGATTATGCGGAACAAGAGGCGAGTATAGGCATTGTACCTGAGTCGGAAAATCAGCTCTTAGATTTAAAAAAAGTACCCGTTGAATTAACTTTTGTATTGTTCAAAAAAATGCTTAGCATGGCTCAATTGCAGTCTATGGATTTAGGTAATGTGATTGATTTACCGATAGAGGCACAAAAGCATGTTGAGATTTATATCAATAAGGTGTGCTTTGCAGGTGGGGAATTAGTGCAATTGGACGATGGCCGTTTGGGCGTAGAAATTCAGCGCTTAATACGCTCGGCATAA